The following nucleotide sequence is from Gymnodinialimonas sp. 202GB13-11.
TGCCAACCGAAGGCCCCCAAGTGATTTGCGGCCCAGGCGAAAACGCGGGCATCGTCGATATCGGCGACGGGCAATGCGTGGTCTTCAAAATGGAAAGCCACAACCACCCCTCCTACATCGAGCCCTATCAGGGCGCGGCGACAGGCGTTGGTGGCATTCTGCGTGACGTTTTCACGATGGGTGCGCGCCCGATTGCGGCAATGAACGCGCTTAGTTTCGGGCAACCCGACCATCCGAAAACACGTCAGCTTGTAAACGGCGTGGTCGAAGGCATTGGCGGCTACGGAAACTGCTTCGGCGTGCCAACCGTGGGCGGCGAAATCCGCTTCCATCCTGCCTACAACGGCAATTGTCTGGTAAATGCCTTTGCGGCTGGTTTGGCCGACACGGACAAGATTTTTTATAGCGCGGCCTCAGGGGTCGGTATGCCCGTCGTCTACCTCGGCGCGAAAACCGGCCGCGATGGTGTCGGCGGCGCGACGATGGCCTCGGCCGAGTTTGACGACACGATCGAAGAAAAGCGCCCCACTGTTCAGGTTGGCGACCCCTTCACCGAAAAGCGCCTTCTGGAAGCCTGTCTTGAGCTGATGGAAACCGGCGCCGTGATCTCAATCCAGGACATGGGCGCTGCTGGCCTGACCTGCTCCGCCGTGGAAATGGGCGACAAGGGCGGGCTTGGCATCAAGCTGACCCTCGACCATGTCCCGCAGCGCGAAGAGAACATGACCGCTTACGAGATGATGCTGTCCGAGTCCCAGGAACGGATGTTGATGGTCCTCAATCCCGACCTTGAGGATCAGGCCCGCGCCATCTTCGAGAAATGGGACCTCGACTTCTCCATCGTAGGCGAGACCATCGCGGAAGACCGCTTCCTGATTATCCACGGAAACGAAACAGTCGCAGATCTTCCGCTGTCAAAGCTCGCCTCCACCGCGCCCGAATATGACCGCCCGTGGGTTGAGACACCCGCAGCCGAGCCGCTGGCCGACGTGCCTGAGATTGACCCTATCGACGCCCTCCGCGCGCTGGTCTCCTCCCCCAACTACTGCTCCCGCGCCTGGGCCTATCAGCAATACGACAGCCAGGTCATGGCCGACACGATCCGCGCGCCCGGTCTTGGCGCGGGCGTTGTGCGTGTGCACGGCACCGACAAGGCACTGGCCTTCACCTCCGACGTGACGCCCCGCTACGTCAAAGCCAACCCCGTCGAAGGCGGCAAGCAGGCCGTGGCCGAAGCCTTCCGCAACCTCTGCGCTGTTGGGGCCAAGCCGCTTGCGACCACCGACAACATGAACTTCGGCAACCCCGAAAAGCCCGAGATCATGGGCCAGTTCGTCGGCGCCATCAAAGGCATCGGTGAAGCCTGCCTCGCACTCGATACTCCCATCGTCTCCGGCAATGTCTCGCTTTACAACGAGACCGACGGCACCGGCATCCTGCCCACGCCTACCATCGGCGCGGTCGGTCTGCTCGACCACACCGACGACCTCATCGCCGGCACCGCGCGCGACGGGCACATGCTGCTGCTTGTTGGGGAAACCCAAGGCCATCTGGGCCAATCCGCCCTCCTCGCCGAGGTCTTCAATCGCGAAGACGGCGATGCCCCCGCTGTGGATCTGGACGCCGAGCGTCGCAACGGTGAGTTCATCCGCGAGCAACGCGAATGGATCGGCGCCTGCACCGACCTGAGCGACGGCGGCCTGGCGCTCGCTGCATTCGAGTTGGCCGAAGCAGCAGGCACTGGCGTCACACTTGACGTGGCCGATACGCCAGCGCTGTTTGGCGAAGATCAGGGGCGTTACCTGATCTCCACGAGCTTTGACAAAGCCGAGGCATTGATGATCGCCGCAGGCCACAAAGGCGTGCCCATCGTCACGGTAGGCAAGGTCGGCGGCGAAACCATCAAGATCGGCACTTCCGAAGCGCCCCTGTCCGAACTGAGCGAAGCCTGGTCCGGCGCTTTTGCGGAGACGTTCGCCTAGAGCCGCCGTGCGGCATAGGCGTCCATTGTATCAGGCAACCATTTACCGAAGCCCGGAGCGAGTGCCTCATACCGGGCCACAAAACCTGCATGACGGCGGTATAGCTCTGCCAAACCCGCATAGGCTTCGACCGTGCAGGACCGTCCCCACATGTTCGTCACCCAACCGCGATGCGCGTCGAGCAAAAGATCCGTTTCGTTCTCGTCATTTTGAAATGCCTGAACGAGCGCTTTCTCAATTTCACGCAACCGAGCCATGCTTGCCTCCAAGTCCGATCCCGAGAGATGGGCCTGGGACGTGGCAATATCGTCTGCAAGTGACGCGCCGTAGCTTTGCGTCAGCCAGTCTTCGTGATCCTTCTGCGTTTCGGGTGTGAAGGGCGTGTACAAGTCTTCCAAAGCCATGGGGGGGTCTCCTCTTATCACCGCAATGCTGCGTTCAAGGGTCGCTATGACCTGAGCTAGATCTGCCGCCTGCCCCATAAGACGGGCACGGTGGGCTTCAAGCCGGGACAACCGATCCTCCGGTCCATCCAGCAGCGCGGCGATCTGCGCTAAGTCCATACCTGTGGCGCGGTAAAACAGGACCTCCTGCAAACGCTCAGCCTCGGCCCGGCCGTAAAGCCGATAGCCATTGGCCCGGACATGAGCAGGTTTCAACAAACCAATCGCATCGTAATGATGCAGCGTCCGCACCGAAATGCGGGCCGCCTTGGCCAGTTGTCCGACCGAATATTCCTCGATTCGCTTCTCCATGGCTCCTCTATCGGGCCTCACGTGGCGTGAGGGTCAAGCATCGGCTTGCGGCTGCCCCAACCGCGTCCTACATTTCTTCTCAAGACAGCCAAGGACAACGCAATCCATGCCCATGCAAGCCAACGAGATCGAGGCCCTCCTGCGCGAGACCTTCCCCGACGCCCAGATCGAAGTCGCGGGCGATGACGGCGTGCACATGTCAGCCATGGTCATCGACGAAAGCTTCCGCGGAAAGAACCGCGTCCAGCAACAGCGCGCGGTCTACGCGGCATTGAAGGGCAAGATGGATGGCCCTTCGGGTGAGTTGCATGCGCTGGCGCTGACGACTAAGGCACCGGAATAGTGGGGAAGATTGCCTCATTTCTCGTCGCGGGCTTGTTCCTGAAACCTCTCATCAACAGGTTTCTCGGGGCGTCCTACCGCGAGGCGGAGCCGTTCTTCGACCGAATGACACGTGACGGCAAACGCCGCGCTTTGGGATCGCGCTCCGAGGTGCCAGACTCAGATAACGCGCAAAGCAAAAGGGACATCCGAACATGAAAGCCTTCCTCCATGGCGCCTTCATCGCGCTTCTCGGCCCCTTCGCGCTGTTGTACCGTCCCACGCGGCAGCAGCTGAACCCCATTCCCATTCGTACCGACGACCAAAGGATCCCGCCACATGAGCGCTGAAGATCAGATCAAGCAAACCATCACCGACAACACCGTCGTCTTGTTCATGAAGGGCACCAAAGAGATGCCGCAATGTGGGTTCTCTTCGCGGGTTGCAGGTGTGTTGAATTACATGGGTGTCGAATATCAGGATGTGAACGTGCTGGCCGATGAGGGCATTCGCCAGGGCATCAAGGATTTCTCCGACTGGCCCACGATCCCGCAGCTCTACGTGAAGGGTGAGTTCGTCGGCGGCTGTGACATCATCACCGAGATGACCCTATCGGGCGAGCTGGACTCGATGTTTGCCGAGAATGGCGTCGGGTTCGACAAAGACGCGGCTGACAAAATCCGCGAAGCGAACGCCTGAGGCGTTGCGCCCGCTGACGCGGTCGCCGAATGCGAGGGGCCAGCCCCTCGCGCTCCCCGGAGTATTTTTGACCAATGGAAGACCGGGCGTTTTGGCGAGGCGGGTCAACGCAGGCGGGTGATCAACCGTTCTTCGTCTCACCCTTCCGCACGTGCTTGTTGAGCCGTGACGGCGTCGATTTCTTGCGGTTCTTGTAAGGGTTATCGTCAGCCTGGCTGCGCATCCAAAGCCGGATCGGCGTGCCGGGCATGTCGAAATCCTCCCGCAACCCATTGACCAGATAACGCGAATAGGCCTCAGGCAGTTTATCGGGGTGAGAGCACATCACCACAAAGCCCGGTGGGCGCGTCTTCGCTTGCGTCATGTAACGCAGCTTGATGCGGCGGCCGCCCGGTGCAGGGGGCGGGTGCGCCTCGATCATGCCACCGAGCCATTGGTTCAGCTTCGCGGTCGAGACCCGAGTGTTCCACGTCTCATGCGCTTTCATGATCGCCGCGTGCAATCGGTCGAGACCCTTGCCGGTCTTGGCTGAAACAGTGATCAAAGGTGCCCCGCGCAACTGCGGCAATAACTTTTCAAAGCCTTGGCGAAGATCTTTCAGCTTTTGCTGCTTCTCAGGCTCGATATCCCATTTGTTGACCGCCACGACGACAGCACGTCCCTCACGCTCCGCCAGATCCGCTATGCGCAGATCCTGCGTCTCAAACGGAATGGCAGCGTCGAGAAGCACCACGACAACTTCGGCGAATTTCACCGCGCGCAGGCCATCGGCGACCGAGAGCTTTTCCAGCTTCTCCTGCACCTTTGCCCGTTTGCGCATCCCCGCCGTGTCAAAGATTTTCATCGGCACGCCGTCCCATTCGAACGGCAGCGCGATGGCATCTCGGGTGATCCCGGCTTCGGGGCCAGTCAACAGGCGGTCTTCACCGATGATCTGATTGATCAAGGTCGATTTGCCGGCATTCGGGCGACCAACAACCGCAATCTGCAAGGGTTTTGAGCGACTTATAACGCGATCTTCACCCTCAACGTCGACATCCGTTTCGGCCTCTTCGTCTGGCTTGGCCTCGATCAGAGGCGCAAGTTCGGCGGCCAGATCGCTCATCCCTTCGCCATGTTCGGCGCTCAGCCCAATCGGCTCTCCCAGGCCAAGGCCAAAGGCCTCCAGCATCCCCGACTGGCCTGCATTGCCCTCAGCCTTGTTGCAGCCCAGAAGCACAGGCTTGCCGGACTTGCGCAGGATGTCGGCGAAGTATTCATCCGCCGCCGTCACACCCGCACGCGCATCGATCACGAACAGCGCCGCATCGGCCATCTCTACCGCATGTTCGGTCAGCCGCCGCATCCGCCCTTGCAGGCTATCGTCCGTCGCATCCTCAAGTCCCGCCGTGTCCACCACCGTGAAGCGAAGCGGCCCTAGCCGTGCATCCCCTTCGCGCAGATCGCGCGTGACGCCGGGCTGGTCATCGACCAGCGCCAGCTTCCGGCCCACAAGCCGGTTGAACAGCGTCGATTTGCCGACATTGGGACGCCCGACAATGGCGAGGGTGAAAGACATTGGACTACCTCTAACAGAAGGCGCGGCTCTACGCCCTTCTGTGCACTATTTCAAGCGCCGCAGCGCGGTCTCGATGGCATTGGAAAAGGCCGACCGGTCCGCTTTGCTGAACGGCTTCGCACCGCCAATCCCCTGCCCGTCCAGACCTGCGCGAATATCGGCCATGATCGCACGCGTCGCCACCTGGGATCCGATGGAGTTTTTTGTGAACGCCCGGCCTTTCGGGTCCAGTACAGCTGCGCCCTTTTCAAGGCAGCGCTCCGCCAGAAGGATGTCTGCCGTGATCACCAAGGATCGCTCATGGGCAGCCTCTGCAATAAGATCATCCGCCGCATCGAACCCGTCACCTGCCATTTGCATCGAGATCAGCGGGTGCTCGGGGTGGCGCAGATATGACCCAGCCACAAGCCGCACCGCGATCCCATGGCGCCAAGCAGCCTTGTAGATTTCCTCCTTCACCGGGCAGGCATCGGCATCGACGAGGATCAGGGGCTCAGCCAAAGTGACCCTCCGGGAATGGCAAGGAGATCTCAGCGCCGGAGGCTTCTCGCAAGGTCAACGTACCCTTCTTCAACGTCACCGCCTCTACCTCCGTCCAACCCGGCGGGCGCGGCAAAGATACCATCGCGTGCCGGATCGTGTGCAATTCTCCCAAAGGCAGCGTTGTGGGTACGTCCATCGACGTCAGCACGTTTTCTGCCATTGCGGCCGCCAGCCCCTGCCCGCCCATGGCGCGCCCATCTTCGATCCCCAGAACGCCGGTATGGCGGCTGTTCCAAGGCGGAAAGTCCCGCGCACCGTTGGAAATCCACAGCATCGTCACAGGCATCATGACCGGGTCCTTCAGGACCAACAGCATGTCATCCTCGGCATTGCGCATAACGCAGGTCCAGCCGAGCGTGTTCTCGCGGGACTCTACCAAGGTGCAGAAATCCTCCACCAGATGACCGGCCGGATAGGTCCGCCCGTCCCATTGGCCACCACCTTCCAACTCAAGATGAAGATCGCCGCGCAATTGGCTCAATTGCCAGTAGTTGAACCCGTCATGTTGAGGCGCAGGATCGGTCAACGCCGCGCGCTTCTTGCTGAAAGAGACGCGCCCGCCCTCTTCCATCCGCACCATCGGATGGTGGGCGAAGGTCACATCGCCGCGCCCCTTGTCGATGACATGCCGTTGCAAAAGGCACTCGCCCACAACCTGAATTTCCTTGGCAACGACAGCATCGTTCAGTTTCGTCAGGCCATTGGCAAAGACACCCTTATTGCCCTCTGTGCTCAGGATCACCCAAGGGTCATTCGCCGTAGGTCCATGGATGGGATGACCATGCACATCATCGCGTCCAAACGGCATGCAGAAAAAATCTCCCGCCAGCCGTTTGTCGACATCTGCTACGTTCGGGTCGGACTGCACCGCCTCTTCATCCCGCCAAGGGGCAACGTGCAAGGGCGAACGCCCGCCCACCGTCCAGACAGGGATATTGCCTGCCTCCATATCGAAGACGGCATGGGCATCGCCGTGTTTAAGATCGACTCTCATCCTTCGGCCAGCTCCGACAAGGCGCTTTGCAACAGGGAGGCGTCCGATCCGCAGCCAAGGAACGTGACCCCCAACTCGATCATTCGCGCTTCGGCCTCTGCCCCGGCAACAATGATACCCGCCGCCCTGCCACCATTGCAGATCGTCTTGATGCCGTCGGCCACCGTGTCCCAAAGCTCTGGATTCGACAGGTCATCGCGGTAGCCCATATCGGCGCCCAAATCTGCGGGGCCGATGAACACCCCGTCGACACCGTCTACTGCTGTAATCGCCTTCAACGCCTCCATTGCAGCGCGGCTTTCGGCCTGCACCAGAATGCAAATGTCGTCATTGGCGTGGGCAGCATAACCCTCGATCCCGCCAAAACGCCCCGCACGAGCCACCATAGCTCCCATGCCACGCACGCCTTCGGGCGGATAGCGGCAGGCACGCACAACGGCGGCGACCTCCTCGGCGGAGTTCACCATCGGCACCAGAAGCGTCTTCACGCCCAGATCCAACGCCTGTTTGATGATCCAGTCTTCCGCGACCGGGACTCGGACCACAGCCTCGGTGTCAGTACCCTCAAGCGCGATCAATTGGTCCCGTATGCCCGCCGGATCCCACGGTCCATGCTCCCCGTCGATCAGGCACCAGTCGAACCCGGCCTGCCCGGCCATTTCTGCCGTCACCGCGCCCGGCAGGTTCAGCCACAGGCCGCGCTGCAACCGCCCCTCCGCTAATGCCGCTTTCAACCGATTTCCCAAGGCATGTCCCCCACTTTATTCCAGCGCAAAACTCGCCGCCCTTCCGCCACTTGTCCACCCGTTATCGCGGCTTGTCACCCGGCCAACACCTTGCAAGACGACCCCTTTTACTTTGCGGGCGTGAAAGCTAATCTCCCCTCCATCAAGGGCGATGAACGCCCATCCACAGGGAGAATATTGATGAAGAAGTTTTTGCTGGCATCCGCCGCATCCATGGCGCTGACCGGTGCTGCAGCCGCTGATGGCCACCAGGGTGACGTGACCCTCGGTGTGATCCTCGGCTTCACGGGCCCCATCGAATCGATCACGCCAGCCATGGGCGACGGCGCAGAGCTTGCGATGGCCGAAGTCACCGAGTCCGGCGCACTTTTCGATGGCGCAGCCGTCACGTCCGTGCGCGCGGACTCCACCTGCGTTGACTCTTCGGCAGCACAAGCCGCGGCTGAACGCTTGATCACGTCGGACGGCGTGCACGGCATTGTCGGCGCGGATTGCTCCGGTGTGACCGGCTCCATCCTGGCCAACGTCGCTGTGCCAAACGGCATGGTAATGATCTCGCCCTCCGCCACGTCGCCGGGCCTCTCGACCGCTGAAGACAACGGCCTGTTCTTCCGCACCGCACCGTCTGACGCGCGTCAGGGTGTTGTGATGGCTGAAATCATCATGGAACGTGGCATCGACACCGTCGCCGTCACCTACACCAACAACGATTATGGTCAGGGCCTCGCAGACGCCTTTACCGCCGCCTTTGAAGAGGCCGGTGGCACCGTGACGCTCTCCGCCGCCCATGAAGACGGACGCGCGGACTATTCCGCTGAAGTCGGCGCACTGGCCTCGGCCGGTGGTCAGGCGCTTGTCGTGGCGGGCTATGTCGACCAAGGCGGTTCTGGCGTGATCCAGGCAGCACTCGACACCGGCGCGTTTGACACGTTCGTCTTCCCGGACGGCATGGTCTCTCAGGCACTCGTCGACAACTTCGGCTCCGACATCGACGGCTCCTTCGGCCAGAACCCCGGCACCGACAGCGAAGGCGCAGGCCTCTTCCAGGCGATGGCTGAAGAAGCTGGCTTCGATGGCACCTCGCCCTTCTCGGCGGAAAGCTATGACGCAGCAGCGCTGATCATGCTCGCCATGGCAGCTTCCGGTTCGCGCAATGCCGCCGACTACATGGGCGAAGTCATGAACGTGGCCAACGCACCGGGCACCGAGATCCTGCCGGGTCAGCTTGGCATGGCGCTTGAGATGATCGCCAACGGCGAAGACGTGGACTACGTCGGCGCGTCGGCAGTGGAGCTCATCGGTGCAGGCGAATCCGCCGGCAACTACCGTGAGATCGAAATCGTCGATGGTGAGCTTTCGGTCGCTGGCTACCGCTGATCGTTTGATCATTGAACATTCAAACAGCCCGGTGATATCGCCGGGCTGTTTTTCTACCGAAAGGGCACGCGCCTCATGATCGAAGTCCACGACCTACACAAACACTTCGGCGGCTTCCATGCCGTGGATGGCGCAAGCCTGAAAATTGAGACCGGCTCAATCACCGGCCTGATCGGCCCCAATGGCGCAGGAAAAACCACGCTTTTCAATGTGATCGCAGGCGTTCTTGAACCAACATCCGGGCGCGTTCACATGGACGGCGAGGACATTACCGGCCTGCCGCCACACAAGCTGTTCGGCAAGGGTCTGCTGCGCACCTTCCAGATCGCGCATGAGTTCAGCTCCATGACGTGCCGCGAAAACCTTATGATGGTGCCTGAAGGTCAGACCGGCGAAAGCCTGTGGAACACGTGGTTTGGCCGCAAGCGGATCGCTGATGAAGAGCGCGCGCTCCGGGCGAAGGCCGACGAGGTTCTTGAATTCCTCACCATCACACACCTCGCGGACCACCCCGCGGGTGCCGTCTCAGGCGGTCAGAAAAAGCTTCTGGAACTTGGCCGCACTATGATGGTTGACGCCAAGATCGTCTTTCTTGATGAGGTTGGTGCAGGCGTGAACCGCACCCTTCTCAACACGATCGGCGACACAATCCTGCGCCTGAACAAGGAACGGAACTACACCTTCTGCGTGATCGAGCATGACATGGATTTCATCGGCAAAATCTGCGGCCCCGTGATCTGTATGGCCGAAGGCAAAGTCCTCGCCGAGGGCACGCTCGATGAAATCAAGGCCAACGAGCAAGTGATCGAGGCTTATCTGGGCACGGGCCTCAAAAACAAAGACCAACTGGAAAGCGCGCCTGCATGATCAAGGCGGGCATGGTCTTGGCCACAGCGGTACTCGGTGCCCCTGCACTGGCCGAAGACTGCCGCTTTTTGCGCGACCCCGTCCATATCTGCGGCTCCGACCATGGCTGGTTCGAGTTCGGCCCATTCGGGCGCTATGGCAATGATGCATTTCTAACCAGGGTTGGTGGCCCCAACGCCTACATCGTGTCAGACCCGCTGGATGGCTCGGACTATACGCTCGCCACGCTTGAAGCGACCGCGTTGCGTGGGCTTCCCGCAGGCGATCCGGAAGCCAGGACAGTGCGGGTTCTCGAACGTAGTGTCGTGTCTCACCTGGGCATGGAATGGCTCACACTCGTTTATGAAAGGCGCACGTCCGAAGACGTGACCTTGCTC
It contains:
- the purL gene encoding phosphoribosylformylglycinamidine synthase subunit PurL, with translation MQEPTITPEIIAAHGFTDGEWAEVNNILGRAPNFTEMGIFSAMWNEHCSYKSSKKWLRTLPTEGPQVICGPGENAGIVDIGDGQCVVFKMESHNHPSYIEPYQGAATGVGGILRDVFTMGARPIAAMNALSFGQPDHPKTRQLVNGVVEGIGGYGNCFGVPTVGGEIRFHPAYNGNCLVNAFAAGLADTDKIFYSAASGVGMPVVYLGAKTGRDGVGGATMASAEFDDTIEEKRPTVQVGDPFTEKRLLEACLELMETGAVISIQDMGAAGLTCSAVEMGDKGGLGIKLTLDHVPQREENMTAYEMMLSESQERMLMVLNPDLEDQARAIFEKWDLDFSIVGETIAEDRFLIIHGNETVADLPLSKLASTAPEYDRPWVETPAAEPLADVPEIDPIDALRALVSSPNYCSRAWAYQQYDSQVMADTIRAPGLGAGVVRVHGTDKALAFTSDVTPRYVKANPVEGGKQAVAEAFRNLCAVGAKPLATTDNMNFGNPEKPEIMGQFVGAIKGIGEACLALDTPIVSGNVSLYNETDGTGILPTPTIGAVGLLDHTDDLIAGTARDGHMLLLVGETQGHLGQSALLAEVFNREDGDAPAVDLDAERRNGEFIREQREWIGACTDLSDGGLALAAFELAEAAGTGVTLDVADTPALFGEDQGRYLISTSFDKAEALMIAAGHKGVPIVTVGKVGGETIKIGTSEAPLSELSEAWSGAFAETFA
- a CDS encoding MerR family transcriptional regulator, whose translation is MEKRIEEYSVGQLAKAARISVRTLHHYDAIGLLKPAHVRANGYRLYGRAEAERLQEVLFYRATGMDLAQIAALLDGPEDRLSRLEAHRARLMGQAADLAQVIATLERSIAVIRGDPPMALEDLYTPFTPETQKDHEDWLTQSYGASLADDIATSQAHLSGSDLEASMARLREIEKALVQAFQNDENETDLLLDAHRGWVTNMWGRSCTVEAYAGLAELYRRHAGFVARYEALAPGFGKWLPDTMDAYAARRL
- a CDS encoding BolA family protein; translation: MPMQANEIEALLRETFPDAQIEVAGDDGVHMSAMVIDESFRGKNRVQQQRAVYAALKGKMDGPSGELHALALTTKAPE
- the grxD gene encoding Grx4 family monothiol glutaredoxin; translated protein: MSAEDQIKQTITDNTVVLFMKGTKEMPQCGFSSRVAGVLNYMGVEYQDVNVLADEGIRQGIKDFSDWPTIPQLYVKGEFVGGCDIITEMTLSGELDSMFAENGVGFDKDAADKIREANA
- the der gene encoding ribosome biogenesis GTPase Der, whose translation is MSFTLAIVGRPNVGKSTLFNRLVGRKLALVDDQPGVTRDLREGDARLGPLRFTVVDTAGLEDATDDSLQGRMRRLTEHAVEMADAALFVIDARAGVTAADEYFADILRKSGKPVLLGCNKAEGNAGQSGMLEAFGLGLGEPIGLSAEHGEGMSDLAAELAPLIEAKPDEEAETDVDVEGEDRVISRSKPLQIAVVGRPNAGKSTLINQIIGEDRLLTGPEAGITRDAIALPFEWDGVPMKIFDTAGMRKRAKVQEKLEKLSVADGLRAVKFAEVVVVLLDAAIPFETQDLRIADLAEREGRAVVVAVNKWDIEPEKQQKLKDLRQGFEKLLPQLRGAPLITVSAKTGKGLDRLHAAIMKAHETWNTRVSTAKLNQWLGGMIEAHPPPAPGGRRIKLRYMTQAKTRPPGFVVMCSHPDKLPEAYSRYLVNGLREDFDMPGTPIRLWMRSQADDNPYKNRKKSTPSRLNKHVRKGETKNG
- a CDS encoding YaiI/YqxD family protein; amino-acid sequence: MAEPLILVDADACPVKEEIYKAAWRHGIAVRLVAGSYLRHPEHPLISMQMAGDGFDAADDLIAEAAHERSLVITADILLAERCLEKGAAVLDPKGRAFTKNSIGSQVATRAIMADIRAGLDGQGIGGAKPFSKADRSAFSNAIETALRRLK
- a CDS encoding HpcH/HpaI aldolase/citrate lyase family protein translates to MKAALAEGRLQRGLWLNLPGAVTAEMAGQAGFDWCLIDGEHGPWDPAGIRDQLIALEGTDTEAVVRVPVAEDWIIKQALDLGVKTLLVPMVNSAEEVAAVVRACRYPPEGVRGMGAMVARAGRFGGIEGYAAHANDDICILVQAESRAAMEALKAITAVDGVDGVFIGPADLGADMGYRDDLSNPELWDTVADGIKTICNGGRAAGIIVAGAEAEARMIELGVTFLGCGSDASLLQSALSELAEG
- a CDS encoding ABC transporter substrate-binding protein, translating into MKKFLLASAASMALTGAAAADGHQGDVTLGVILGFTGPIESITPAMGDGAELAMAEVTESGALFDGAAVTSVRADSTCVDSSAAQAAAERLITSDGVHGIVGADCSGVTGSILANVAVPNGMVMISPSATSPGLSTAEDNGLFFRTAPSDARQGVVMAEIIMERGIDTVAVTYTNNDYGQGLADAFTAAFEEAGGTVTLSAAHEDGRADYSAEVGALASAGGQALVVAGYVDQGGSGVIQAALDTGAFDTFVFPDGMVSQALVDNFGSDIDGSFGQNPGTDSEGAGLFQAMAEEAGFDGTSPFSAESYDAAALIMLAMAASGSRNAADYMGEVMNVANAPGTEILPGQLGMALEMIANGEDVDYVGASAVELIGAGESAGNYREIEIVDGELSVAGYR
- a CDS encoding ABC transporter ATP-binding protein; translation: MIEVHDLHKHFGGFHAVDGASLKIETGSITGLIGPNGAGKTTLFNVIAGVLEPTSGRVHMDGEDITGLPPHKLFGKGLLRTFQIAHEFSSMTCRENLMMVPEGQTGESLWNTWFGRKRIADEERALRAKADEVLEFLTITHLADHPAGAVSGGQKKLLELGRTMMVDAKIVFLDEVGAGVNRTLLNTIGDTILRLNKERNYTFCVIEHDMDFIGKICGPVICMAEGKVLAEGTLDEIKANEQVIEAYLGTGLKNKDQLESAPA